A region of Staphylococcus sp. IVB6181 DNA encodes the following proteins:
- a CDS encoding MFS transporter → MTATRAFKGDNRLLLGIILGVITFWLFAQSVLNIVPTLQESFNTNAGIINTAVSLTALFSGLFVVGAGSIADKVGRVKMTYIGLTLSVVGSLLIIVSDFSALLIVGRVIQGFSAACIMPATLAIVNEYYQGKDRQRALSYWSIGSWGGSGICSYFGGLMSTFVGWRWIFIISIIAALLAMILIRHTPETKASADSDVQKHKLDVVGLIVLAIMMLSLNVIITQTSNFGFLSPIILSLAVVFIIAVIFFVIYEQKLHNPLIDFRLFKHKAYSGAVISNFALNAVAGTLIVANTYFQQGLGFTSNQSGMMSITYLVTVLLMIRVGEKIMQKLGAKRPMMFGALLNALGMLLIALTFLPTGIYVVSSVIGYLLFGLGLGMYATPSTDTAVSTAPDNKVGTASGIYKMASSLGNAFGIAISGTIYTVVSHSVNLQVGAMAGIGFNILLGIIACITVWILVPKSTGDTY, encoded by the coding sequence ATGACAGCAACAAGAGCTTTCAAGGGCGACAACAGATTGTTGTTAGGTATTATTCTTGGTGTTATCACATTCTGGCTGTTTGCGCAGTCCGTATTGAACATTGTGCCGACACTTCAAGAATCCTTTAATACGAATGCAGGAATCATTAATACTGCGGTCAGCTTGACTGCATTATTCTCCGGTTTATTTGTTGTGGGTGCCGGAAGTATTGCAGATAAAGTAGGGCGTGTAAAGATGACATATATCGGATTAACACTCAGTGTTGTGGGTTCACTGTTAATCATTGTATCCGATTTTTCAGCTTTACTGATTGTCGGCCGTGTTATTCAAGGTTTTTCTGCAGCATGTATTATGCCTGCTACTTTAGCCATTGTTAATGAATATTATCAAGGCAAAGACAGACAAAGAGCATTAAGTTACTGGTCAATCGGATCATGGGGTGGTTCAGGTATCTGTTCTTACTTTGGCGGATTGATGTCAACATTCGTAGGTTGGCGCTGGATTTTCATTATTTCAATTATTGCCGCATTGCTGGCGATGATTTTAATACGCCACACACCTGAAACAAAAGCTTCAGCGGATAGTGATGTGCAAAAACATAAACTAGACGTTGTAGGTTTAATTGTATTAGCGATTATGATGTTAAGTTTAAACGTGATTATTACACAAACATCTAACTTCGGGTTCTTATCACCGATTATTTTAAGCTTAGCAGTTGTGTTTATTATTGCAGTGATATTCTTTGTAATTTATGAACAAAAACTACATAACCCATTAATCGACTTTAGATTATTTAAACACAAAGCTTATTCTGGTGCGGTGATTTCAAACTTCGCACTTAATGCGGTGGCAGGAACATTGATTGTCGCAAATACGTATTTCCAACAAGGCTTAGGCTTTACTTCTAACCAATCAGGAATGATGAGTATTACGTACTTAGTTACTGTATTGCTGATGATTCGTGTTGGGGAGAAAATCATGCAGAAACTCGGTGCGAAACGACCGATGATGTTTGGGGCCTTATTAAACGCATTAGGTATGCTGCTGATCGCTTTAACATTCTTGCCGACGGGCATCTATGTTGTATCAAGTGTTATCGGCTATCTATTATTCGGTCTTGGTTTAGGTATGTATGCGACACCATCTACAGACACAGCAGTGTCTACAGCACCTGACAATAAAGTAGGTACAGCATCAGGTATATACAAAATGGCATCATCATTAGGTAATGCCTTTGGTATTGCCATCTCAGGTACGATTTACACAGTAGTTTCTCATAGTGTGAACTTGCAAGTAGGTGCTATGGCAGGTATCGGGTTTAATATCTTGCTCGGCATTATCGCTTGTATCACAGTGTGGATTTTAGTTCCGAAATCAACGGGAGACACTTACTAA
- a CDS encoding serine hydrolase, with protein MKADHIPGMSAALVHHQHVILNKGYGEADISKKIKADADTRYEIASNTKAFTGLAVLELAKQGKLKLDAPVSDYIPWLHFTYQGQKKAVTLKMLLAQTSGIDDQLSDDQEGEVPKSRDNLTGRVKSLNHAELQSAPGETFNYANNNYNILGLVIEKATGQSYEDYMHQHFLTPLQMQHSFFKTDKDKGTVAQGYVYEDHQNKADNPPYFKGDTPAAYLISSTSDLLPFVQMNLQPSKANADIIAQSHKAFTDVPDQSPKQGYGAGWFIDNTQHQVLHPGTLPNYSSMIILDTKDKNAVILLANLNAPHLPELAENLMYQIEHYKNISAFNHTLYHHAEWLSAGLLLILVLFSVSSVILIQRMHHQLIKRPLCPWSKKCMLLIILLIAAAVVYEIWQLPSMIAPHTQWQEALDSFPAVLIAVMLFGNLALITGLICLIQLLYFKPKAK; from the coding sequence ATGAAAGCTGATCATATCCCAGGCATGAGTGCCGCATTGGTACATCATCAGCACGTTATTTTAAACAAAGGTTACGGCGAGGCAGATATTTCTAAGAAAATCAAAGCAGATGCCGATACACGTTATGAAATTGCTTCAAATACAAAAGCCTTTACCGGCTTAGCTGTTTTAGAATTGGCAAAGCAAGGCAAACTCAAATTGGATGCGCCTGTGAGTGACTATATCCCTTGGCTGCACTTTACATATCAAGGACAAAAGAAAGCTGTTACTTTAAAAATGCTGCTGGCACAAACAAGCGGGATTGATGATCAGCTGTCAGATGACCAAGAAGGCGAAGTACCAAAGTCGCGAGATAATTTAACTGGGCGCGTCAAAAGTTTGAATCATGCTGAATTGCAAAGTGCACCGGGTGAAACGTTCAACTACGCAAACAACAATTATAATATTTTAGGCTTAGTTATAGAAAAAGCAACCGGTCAATCTTACGAAGACTACATGCATCAGCACTTTTTAACACCGCTTCAAATGCAGCATTCTTTCTTCAAAACAGATAAAGATAAAGGGACTGTTGCACAAGGCTATGTTTATGAAGACCACCAAAACAAAGCAGATAATCCGCCCTACTTTAAAGGCGATACACCAGCTGCGTATCTAATCAGCAGTACGAGTGATTTATTACCGTTTGTCCAAATGAATCTGCAGCCTTCAAAAGCAAATGCTGATATTATTGCACAATCACATAAAGCATTTACCGACGTACCTGATCAATCACCAAAACAAGGTTATGGTGCAGGCTGGTTTATAGATAATACACAGCATCAAGTACTGCATCCCGGTACACTGCCTAACTATTCATCCATGATTATACTGGATACCAAAGATAAGAATGCGGTGATTCTGTTGGCGAATTTGAATGCACCGCATCTGCCTGAGTTAGCAGAAAACTTAATGTATCAGATTGAACATTATAAAAATATCTCTGCTTTCAACCATACTTTGTATCATCATGCCGAATGGCTGAGTGCTGGATTATTATTAATATTGGTATTATTTTCAGTATCCAGCGTTATCTTGATTCAACGTATGCATCACCAGCTTATTAAAAGACCATTGTGTCCATGGTCGAAAAAATGTATGCTGCTAATAATTCTGCTTATTGCAGCTGCTGTGGTCTATGAAATATGGCAGTTACCATCAATGATAGCACCGCACACCCAATGGCAAGAAGCACTCGACAGCTTCCCTGCTGTATTAATTGCGGTCATGCTGTTTGGAAATCTTGCTTTAATCACAGGCTTAATCTGCCTGATTCAATTGTTGTATTTCAAACCTAAAGCAAAATAA
- a CDS encoding C39 family peptidase has product MQKKLLNVKPKSQLSPIPMVMGCEGTAASMLLDYNHIFVHPISLMKRWPTHPSNPNKGYVGHFLMIKPVAHQTIFPNAFVPYLKLYDTRIQDGTGKSLTELEAIIDQGQPVLIYHTVLGQKPQRRTFKVDGGRKEWVSNIHITLLIGYDSAHYYYIDPLWAQFGRKLYVPALIPSKHQIIKIPKDKMRQSYDSAGRLCIYHGKF; this is encoded by the coding sequence ATGCAGAAAAAATTATTAAACGTCAAACCAAAGAGTCAATTATCCCCTATCCCGATGGTCATGGGATGCGAAGGCACAGCCGCTTCTATGCTTTTAGATTATAACCATATCTTTGTCCATCCTATTTCTTTAATGAAACGCTGGCCGACGCATCCAAGCAATCCGAATAAAGGCTATGTCGGTCATTTCTTGATGATTAAACCAGTTGCGCATCAAACCATTTTCCCAAATGCGTTTGTCCCTTATTTAAAATTGTACGATACACGGATTCAAGACGGTACAGGCAAATCACTGACAGAACTTGAAGCGATTATCGATCAAGGCCAGCCTGTGCTGATTTATCACACTGTACTTGGACAAAAACCTCAGCGCCGCACTTTTAAAGTAGACGGCGGACGTAAAGAATGGGTATCGAACATTCATATTACACTGCTCATCGGTTATGATTCTGCACATTATTATTATATTGATCCATTATGGGCACAATTCGGACGCAAACTCTATGTACCGGCACTGATTCCATCCAAACATCAAATCATCAAAATACCTAAAGATAAAATGCGTCAAAGTTATGATTCAGCCGGCAGATTATGTATTTATCACGGTAAATTTTAA
- a CDS encoding multidrug effflux MFS transporter, whose product MIKTEQSRLPLIMIIVLGAMTAFGPMLVDMYNPALPQVRDDFDVSTSTSQLTLSFVMLGMALGQFVFGPLSDVYGRKKTVLSILIGIAVVSVACVFVSSINVFLVLRFFQGLLGGGAIVIARATVSDRYEGASLTQILATLLVVNGIITIIAPLIGGYTLAFTSWKMIFMALTIISLVIFAVALVKMEETHSVAHARLNFSEIFKDFGHLLSKPKFVIPMLMQGFTYVMLFSFAAASPFITQKIYNMSPQAFGWMYAFIGIGLIVMSQVTAFLVKFIEREKLLHILTGIQIFGVILVVFATGFHLPLPVLIASFFIMVWPVTGIGPLGFSLAIEERSGGSGNASSLLGLFQFILGGIVAPLVGIQGGQSVGPFILIIIITSILVIILNIWLRQLIKS is encoded by the coding sequence TAAAACTGAACAATCACGACTGCCCTTGATTATGATTATTGTCTTAGGGGCTATGACCGCATTCGGTCCAATGTTAGTAGATATGTACAACCCTGCTTTGCCGCAAGTGAGAGATGATTTTGATGTATCCACATCAACTTCGCAGCTTACATTGTCATTTGTCATGCTTGGTATGGCGCTTGGACAATTTGTCTTTGGGCCATTATCAGATGTATACGGACGCAAAAAGACTGTGCTTTCGATACTGATCGGTATCGCAGTTGTTTCTGTGGCTTGTGTCTTTGTATCATCCATCAATGTATTTTTAGTACTGCGTTTTTTCCAAGGTCTGCTGGGCGGCGGTGCGATTGTAATCGCCAGAGCTACTGTCAGCGACCGTTACGAAGGTGCCAGTTTAACGCAGATTCTAGCCACTTTATTAGTTGTTAACGGTATTATTACGATTATTGCGCCGCTTATCGGCGGTTATACACTAGCTTTTACTTCTTGGAAAATGATTTTCATGGCATTAACGATTATTTCCTTGGTAATATTCGCAGTCGCACTGGTTAAAATGGAAGAAACCCATTCAGTTGCTCATGCGCGCTTGAATTTCTCAGAAATATTCAAAGACTTCGGACATTTATTAAGCAAACCGAAATTTGTGATTCCTATGTTAATGCAAGGTTTCACATATGTTATGCTGTTTAGTTTCGCAGCTGCATCACCCTTCATCACACAAAAAATCTATAACATGTCGCCGCAAGCTTTCGGCTGGATGTATGCCTTTATCGGTATCGGATTGATTGTAATGAGTCAGGTGACTGCTTTCTTAGTCAAATTTATCGAACGTGAAAAATTGCTGCATATTTTAACAGGTATTCAAATCTTCGGTGTGATCTTAGTTGTTTTTGCGACAGGTTTCCACTTGCCGCTGCCTGTATTAATCGCATCTTTCTTTATTATGGTATGGCCGGTTACAGGTATCGGACCGCTCGGCTTCTCATTAGCAATTGAAGAACGCTCAGGCGGCAGCGGAAATGCATCCAGTCTGCTTGGTTTATTCCAATTTATCTTAGGCGGAATTGTTGCGCCGCTTGTCGGTATCCAAGGCGGACAAAGTGTCGGACCGTTTATTTTGATTATCATCATCACAAGTATTTTAGTCATTATTTTAAATATCTGGTTACGCCAGTTAATCAAATCATAA